TGATAACATATTATCTGTTGTATTAATAACAATTGGTATCATCATAATAGCTAAAGCAATACTTCCAGCAAATCCACTTGTTCCTCCTGTGGGAACAACAATAATTGCATAAACGAAAGCACCAATAACAATTGATGGAGCACTCATCATAATATCACTAAGGTCTCTTATAACTCTTACAAATTTTTTACCACCATACTCTTGTAGATAAATACCTGCTAACATTCCAATAGGAATACCAATTAGTGAGGCAATACCTGCGATAATAAATTGACCAATAATTAGATTTCTAAGTCCTCCATTTATTAAGTCATTAAAAAATAATGAAAGGTGAAAAGAACTCAATCCTTTTATTACTAAAGTAATTAATATCCAACCTAAAAAAGCTAAACCAATCAAAGCCGAAATAGTTGATAAAATTAATATAAACTTATTTAAAAACAATCTCATTAATTAACCTTTCTA
The nucleotide sequence above comes from Arcobacter sp. F2176. Encoded proteins:
- the pstA gene encoding phosphate ABC transporter permease PstA, with amino-acid sequence MRLFLNKFILILSTISALIGLAFLGWILITLVIKGLSSFHLSLFFNDLINGGLRNLIIGQFIIAGIASLIGIPIGMLAGIYLQEYGGKKFVRVIRDLSDIMMSAPSIVIGAFVYAIIVVPTGGTSGFAGSIALAIMMIPIVINTTDNMLSLVPRELREAGMALGASKYRVTLDIVIKAAKVGIMTGLLLSFARIIGETAPLLFTSETSNYFSLDLTEAFPSLTVSIYNLANDPVTASRDLAWAASFILTALVLVINLSGRYITRHKG